Proteins encoded by one window of Pseudanabaena sp. BC1403:
- a CDS encoding HD family phosphohydrolase, whose product MGIAPNHSSLLPETTHRISRKWSGRAVIGITFVCLISTLSIRFYSEPRLGIGTFVDQDLRSPRTIAATDIEATKQAKELAKQQVVPIYRSNPEIDTNALKHLDELLQVGDNLRISSGNLPYVDRKILSDDVQRYLRRISNLDWSQLQDRANKLAANVNNQAAIASFINRDKEAPSVALAELTLYKINALPQDYQKLINTVTDIRQAYAMTQENAAKGPEMFRDRLLEMTNEEWEVSKKMTRQALIDLQSTGIVAGLPDDMLQKRLTGLSNLPTNDEHRAMSISLLKTTVKPNMTIDYVGTTERAIKASESVQTQRISVKVGDLIVKGGEKITERQFVILDELKMTQRQVNFNGLILMVAATTIGFGIFGYANRRWQYLLKVKLHIQDLWALGIICTGSALAAVTMAPNLIVFLPLASIGLIIGSFYSSRLAVLLTCLTSTLLAIAISPNLLAFVPIIIGAIVAAAVTDRPLTRSHLAATGLLVGFLQAAVYIAIALIAGSTPPVLIVITALQYASGGLISAIVALGAIPYLEHISYALTPFRLAELANLDRPLLRRLVTETPGTFQHTLFVANLAEAAARELGADTALVRTGTLYHDIGKTLRPEYFIENQMGQPNPHDLLNDPWESAKIVKEHVAGGIKLAQKYHLPEMLQAFIPEHQGTITISYFYCQAQKRSDHVVEADFRYVGPIPQSRETGIVMLADACEAALRSLGTETTLEAAKKLLMRIFQARWDDGQLKDCSLSWEDLDRIAPVFIKVWQERNHGRIKYPHLADKLDPSGSALPDHLCKPKDSVTAQIQTAISKTIALK is encoded by the coding sequence ATGGGAATTGCTCCCAACCATTCATCATTGCTCCCTGAGACGACCCATCGCATATCTCGCAAGTGGTCTGGTAGAGCAGTTATAGGAATTACATTTGTCTGCTTGATCTCAACCCTCAGTATTCGTTTTTACTCTGAGCCACGCTTAGGAATCGGTACGTTTGTCGATCAAGATTTACGGTCGCCAAGAACGATAGCGGCGACTGATATTGAGGCAACTAAACAGGCAAAAGAACTAGCCAAACAACAAGTAGTACCGATCTATCGTAGTAATCCTGAAATAGATACTAATGCCTTAAAGCATCTAGATGAACTCCTGCAAGTAGGCGATAACCTGCGAATATCATCTGGCAACTTACCATACGTCGATCGCAAAATCCTCAGTGATGACGTGCAACGATATCTTAGACGGATTTCTAATCTGGATTGGTCACAGTTACAAGATCGAGCCAATAAACTTGCCGCTAATGTCAATAATCAGGCTGCTATAGCTAGTTTTATTAATAGAGATAAAGAAGCCCCATCCGTAGCATTGGCTGAGCTAACTCTATACAAAATCAATGCTCTTCCCCAAGACTATCAAAAGCTAATCAATACCGTAACTGATATTCGCCAAGCCTATGCAATGACTCAAGAAAATGCAGCAAAAGGGCCAGAGATGTTTCGCGATCGCCTCTTGGAGATGACCAATGAAGAATGGGAGGTCAGTAAGAAAATGACGCGGCAAGCATTGATCGATCTGCAATCCACAGGAATTGTAGCTGGATTACCTGATGATATGCTGCAAAAACGGCTAACAGGCCTAAGCAACTTACCAACAAATGACGAGCATCGAGCAATGTCGATCTCTTTGCTCAAGACTACGGTCAAGCCAAATATGACGATTGACTATGTTGGCACAACTGAAAGGGCAATCAAGGCATCTGAATCAGTTCAGACTCAAAGGATTTCAGTTAAGGTCGGCGATTTAATTGTTAAAGGTGGGGAGAAAATTACTGAGCGGCAATTTGTTATTTTAGATGAACTAAAAATGACGCAAAGACAAGTCAATTTCAATGGCTTGATTTTGATGGTGGCAGCTACAACAATCGGCTTTGGCATATTTGGCTATGCCAATCGACGATGGCAATATTTACTAAAAGTAAAATTACATATCCAAGATCTGTGGGCTCTTGGCATTATCTGTACTGGCAGTGCTCTCGCCGCAGTGACTATGGCTCCCAACTTGATTGTATTCCTGCCATTAGCGAGTATTGGTCTAATCATTGGCAGCTTTTACAGCTCTCGACTTGCGGTCTTGCTTACCTGTCTCACATCAACCTTGCTTGCGATCGCGATTAGCCCTAATTTATTAGCATTCGTACCTATAATCATTGGCGCAATTGTCGCTGCGGCAGTTACTGACCGTCCTCTCACCCGATCGCATCTAGCGGCAACAGGTTTGCTAGTTGGCTTTTTACAAGCGGCTGTATATATTGCGATCGCACTTATTGCAGGCTCGACTCCACCAGTCCTGATCGTGATTACCGCGCTTCAGTACGCATCGGGAGGATTGATTTCTGCGATCGTCGCTCTTGGGGCAATTCCTTATCTAGAGCATATTTCTTACGCATTAACCCCTTTTCGTCTAGCAGAGCTAGCGAACCTCGATCGCCCTTTACTGCGTCGCCTAGTCACAGAAACCCCTGGAACTTTTCAACACACTTTATTTGTAGCAAACCTAGCCGAAGCCGCCGCCCGCGAACTAGGAGCAGATACAGCCTTAGTGCGAACGGGTACGCTTTATCACGATATAGGCAAAACCCTCAGACCTGAATATTTTATAGAAAATCAAATGGGGCAACCTAACCCCCATGATCTACTTAACGATCCTTGGGAAAGCGCCAAAATTGTCAAAGAGCATGTTGCAGGGGGCATCAAACTAGCCCAGAAATATCACCTTCCTGAAATGCTGCAAGCGTTTATTCCAGAGCATCAAGGCACGATCACGATTAGCTATTTTTATTGTCAAGCTCAAAAGAGATCGGATCATGTAGTTGAGGCAGATTTTCGCTATGTCGGACCAATCCCTCAATCTCGCGAGACAGGAATTGTCATGCTAGCTGATGCCTGTGAAGCTGCATTGCGATCGCTTGGTACAGAAACAACCCTCGAAGCGGCTAAAAAACTGCTTATGCGAATTTTTCAAGCTCGATGGGATGATGGTCAACTCAAAGATTGCTCTTTGTCATGGGAAGATTTAGATCGGATTGCACCTGTATTTATTAAGGTTTGGCAAGAGCGCAATCATGGCAGGATTAAATATCCACACCTAGCTGACAAACTTGATCCATCAGGCTCAGCTTTACCCGATCATCTTTGTAAACCAAAAGATTCTGTAACAGCACAAATTCAGACAGCAATATCAAAAACAATTGCTTTGAAGTAA
- a CDS encoding SpoIID/LytB domain-containing protein codes for MMKHFSKGMYTLILSLMLVIVAGVSHAAAANLLRVLVKEENGSKMSVAVTQPSTLQASGQSSRRLDPGKWYTLPLTSAYRITPSNNGLVQVGSNLYPGEIELRAWNNKAIAVNVLSLEEYLRSVVPSEMPASWHMDALMAQAVAARSYAVNTQRQRKWGEAPYDLVSDTRDQVYKGFYRFDSQTGQAIALIHSRSDQAVASTAGYMLRPGFKGYYRARLPRNWISWGGGYMPVSDGQHLDQEMTQQMAQNGWNWVQILSWWYRDQPIKN; via the coding sequence ATGATGAAACACTTCTCCAAAGGGATGTACACGCTAATTTTGTCCTTAATGTTGGTAATTGTCGCAGGAGTCTCTCATGCTGCTGCGGCCAATTTATTGAGGGTTTTGGTTAAAGAGGAAAATGGCTCCAAAATGTCTGTAGCTGTGACCCAACCATCGACCCTACAAGCATCAGGACAGTCAAGCCGCCGTCTCGATCCTGGTAAGTGGTATACATTGCCTCTTACTTCTGCCTATCGGATTACCCCTAGCAATAATGGATTGGTGCAAGTCGGCAGCAATCTTTATCCAGGCGAGATCGAATTGCGTGCTTGGAATAACAAGGCGATCGCAGTTAATGTGTTGTCCCTTGAAGAATATCTTCGTAGCGTTGTGCCTAGTGAAATGCCTGCCAGTTGGCATATGGATGCATTAATGGCGCAAGCGGTAGCAGCTCGTAGCTATGCTGTCAATACCCAGCGTCAACGCAAATGGGGTGAAGCTCCATACGATCTAGTGAGTGATACTCGCGATCAAGTGTACAAAGGCTTCTATCGCTTTGATTCACAAACAGGTCAGGCGATCGCCCTAATTCATAGTCGTAGCGATCAGGCTGTCGCCTCAACCGCAGGCTATATGCTCAGACCTGGATTTAAGGGCTACTATCGCGCTCGTTTGCCCCGCAACTGGATTAGCTGGGGTGGCGGATATATGCCCGTTTCCGATGGTCAACACCTCGATCAAGAAATGACCCAACAAATGGCTCAAAATGGCTGGAATTGGGTACAAATCCTATCTTGGTGGTATCGAGACCAACCAATCAAAAACTAA
- a CDS encoding 4a-hydroxytetrahydrobiopterin dehydratase produces the protein MTIQKLSEVEISSAIAQLAGWAVVDHKLQKNFKFRDFVEAFGFISKVAIVADKMGHHPELFNVYNKVKIDLTTHDAGGISALDFELAQKIDKLL, from the coding sequence ATGACTATTCAAAAATTATCTGAAGTCGAAATCTCATCTGCGATCGCACAGTTAGCAGGTTGGGCAGTTGTTGATCACAAGTTACAAAAAAACTTTAAGTTTCGTGATTTCGTCGAAGCCTTTGGCTTTATCAGTAAAGTTGCGATCGTGGCTGACAAGATGGGACATCACCCTGAACTTTTTAATGTCTATAACAAAGTCAAAATCGACCTCACTACCCATGACGCTGGGGGCATCAGCGCTCTTGACTTTGAACTAGCTCAAAAAATTGACAAACTTCTATAG
- the galE gene encoding UDP-glucose 4-epimerase GalE, with translation MTKQTILVTGGAGYIGSHAVKALQQVGYKVVILDNLVYGHQDIAETLGAELIIGDTNDRTLLDRLFSDLQITAVMHFAAYAYVGESVTQPDKYYRNNVVGTLSLLEAMVAANIKTFVFSSTCASYGVPQQIPITEDHPQAPINPYGATKLMVERILQDFDVAYGLNSVIFRYFNAAGADPDGAIGEDHNPETHLIPLILQTALGIREAITVYGSDYPTADGTCIRDYIHVTDLAEAHVLGLQYLLNGNKSEIFNLGNGNGFSVKEVIDAAKQITGKPINVVMGDRRAGDPPALVGSSEKARTILNWQPKYADLNLILQHAWQWHQKRHA, from the coding sequence ATGACTAAACAAACAATTCTGGTCACGGGTGGCGCAGGCTATATCGGTTCTCATGCAGTCAAAGCACTGCAACAGGTTGGTTATAAGGTGGTGATTTTAGACAATCTCGTCTATGGTCACCAAGATATTGCGGAAACCCTAGGAGCAGAATTGATTATTGGTGACACTAATGATCGCACTTTGCTTGATCGCTTATTTAGTGATCTCCAAATTACCGCTGTTATGCATTTTGCCGCCTATGCTTATGTCGGTGAATCAGTGACACAGCCAGATAAATACTATCGAAACAATGTGGTAGGTACTTTGTCTCTGCTAGAAGCGATGGTTGCAGCCAATATTAAAACCTTTGTTTTTTCATCAACTTGTGCCAGTTATGGCGTACCACAGCAAATCCCCATTACGGAAGATCACCCTCAAGCACCGATTAATCCTTATGGGGCGACCAAGCTGATGGTCGAACGAATTTTACAGGATTTTGATGTCGCCTATGGGCTGAATTCGGTAATTTTTCGATATTTTAACGCCGCAGGAGCCGATCCTGATGGGGCGATCGGAGAGGATCACAATCCTGAAACACATCTGATTCCGTTAATTTTGCAAACGGCTTTGGGTATACGCGAAGCGATTACAGTTTACGGCTCTGATTACCCAACAGCAGACGGGACTTGCATCCGTGACTATATCCATGTAACTGATCTAGCTGAAGCGCATGTACTTGGTTTGCAATATTTACTGAATGGCAACAAGAGCGAAATTTTTAATCTTGGTAATGGCAATGGCTTTTCGGTCAAAGAGGTAATTGATGCAGCGAAGCAAATCACTGGTAAGCCGATTAATGTGGTGATGGGCGATCGTCGTGCAGGAGATCCACCTGCTTTGGTTGGCAGTAGCGAGAAGGCAAGGACAATTTTAAATTGGCAGCCCAAATACGCCGATTTAAATTTGATTTTGCAACATGCATGGCAATGGCACCAAAAGCGTCATGCCTAA
- a CDS encoding YlxR family protein — MALKLNRRCVSCQSIAIRDTFWRVVRVPIASTENKPNEANAKHDQVQNQIQLDHGMGRSAYLCQKLECLQLAQKKNRLGRSLRTHIPPEIFDILKSRL, encoded by the coding sequence TTGGCTCTGAAGCTAAACCGTCGTTGTGTTAGTTGCCAAAGTATTGCTATTCGCGATACTTTTTGGAGGGTGGTACGTGTGCCGATCGCTTCAACAGAGAATAAACCCAACGAGGCTAACGCCAAACATGATCAAGTTCAAAATCAAATTCAACTCGATCATGGCATGGGGAGATCGGCTTATCTTTGCCAAAAATTGGAGTGTTTACAACTAGCCCAAAAGAAAAATCGACTAGGGCGATCGCTCCGCACCCATATTCCACCTGAAATTTTTGACATTCTCAAATCACGTCTCTAA
- the nusA gene encoding transcription termination factor NusA, protein MSLLNLPGLGQMVEVISKERNLPKHAVQNALREALLKGYERFRKTYRSDGINFEEEHFNNFDVELDLEGEGFRVLATKTIVDEVGDADHEIGLFEVREVAPEAQAGGTVVVDVTPEQGDFGRMAAIQTKQVLAQKLRDQQRKIIQEEFQDIEGTVLQGRVLRFETTSVIVSVSSGFGQPEVEAELPKREQLAGERPYRPNMTLKVYLKKVFEGSRRGPQLLVSRADAGLVVYLFANEVPEIEEEIVRIVAVAREANPPSSAVGPRTKIAVDTLERDVDPVGACIGARGARIQAVVAELRGEKIDVIRWSPDPSTYIANSLSPARIHEVRLINANERIAHVIVPEDQLSLAIGKEGQNVRLAARLTGWKIDIKNLSKYDYEDEDRKAQESIAMAAPILDQSDLDDENDYDNNED, encoded by the coding sequence ATGTCATTATTGAATTTACCTGGATTAGGACAAATGGTGGAGGTGATTAGTAAAGAGCGTAATCTCCCCAAACATGCTGTCCAAAATGCTTTGCGTGAAGCTTTGCTCAAGGGATATGAGCGCTTCCGCAAAACCTATCGCTCCGATGGAATCAACTTTGAAGAAGAACATTTTAATAACTTTGATGTAGAACTAGATCTCGAAGGTGAAGGGTTTCGGGTTCTAGCGACGAAGACTATTGTCGATGAGGTTGGTGATGCCGATCATGAGATTGGTTTGTTTGAAGTGCGCGAAGTCGCTCCTGAAGCCCAAGCTGGTGGAACTGTAGTTGTCGATGTGACCCCAGAGCAGGGTGACTTTGGACGTATGGCAGCAATTCAGACAAAACAAGTATTAGCTCAAAAGCTGAGAGATCAACAACGCAAGATCATTCAAGAAGAGTTTCAAGACATTGAAGGAACGGTTTTACAAGGTCGAGTACTGCGTTTTGAAACTACTTCCGTAATTGTCTCGGTCAGTAGTGGATTTGGACAGCCTGAAGTTGAGGCAGAACTCCCAAAACGAGAACAACTTGCGGGCGAAAGACCTTATCGTCCCAATATGACCCTTAAGGTTTATCTTAAAAAGGTTTTTGAAGGTTCGCGGCGTGGTCCTCAGTTATTGGTGTCAAGAGCCGATGCAGGATTAGTCGTGTATCTGTTTGCTAACGAGGTCCCCGAAATTGAAGAGGAAATCGTCCGTATAGTAGCAGTGGCGAGGGAAGCTAATCCTCCATCTTCAGCTGTTGGTCCCCGCACTAAAATTGCTGTAGATACGCTTGAGCGCGATGTTGATCCTGTGGGAGCTTGCATTGGAGCAAGAGGGGCAAGGATTCAAGCAGTAGTTGCTGAGCTACGCGGCGAAAAAATTGATGTGATCAGATGGTCGCCCGATCCTTCGACTTATATTGCCAATTCATTAAGCCCTGCGCGAATCCATGAAGTCCGCTTAATTAATGCCAATGAAAGGATTGCTCATGTGATCGTCCCAGAGGATCAACTAAGTCTTGCGATCGGGAAGGAAGGACAAAATGTACGTTTGGCGGCACGTTTAACTGGCTGGAAAATTGACATTAAGAACTTATCAAAGTACGACTATGAAGATGAAGATCGCAAAGCTCAAGAAAGTATTGCGATGGCAGCGCCTATCCTTGACCAATCTGATCTAGATGATGAAAATGATTATGACAACAATGAAGATTAA
- the rimP gene encoding ribosome maturation factor RimP, with translation MSHPLIPQIFQIAEEVASPLGLEVVDVVLHTNKNPVVLRVDIRNPDQNTGLDDCERMSRSLEPTLDAADLIPHAYVLEISSPGAERQLQGDREFVAFRGFMVTVGTTVLHEGKQSWSGHLMSRNETHVTISIKGRIVNIPRELVERVELTKME, from the coding sequence ATGAGTCATCCTCTAATTCCGCAAATTTTTCAAATTGCTGAAGAAGTTGCCTCGCCCCTTGGGTTGGAGGTTGTCGATGTTGTATTGCATACCAATAAAAATCCTGTGGTATTGCGGGTCGATATTCGCAATCCTGATCAAAATACGGGGTTAGATGACTGTGAGCGGATGAGTCGATCGCTAGAGCCAACTCTTGATGCGGCCGATTTGATTCCCCATGCCTATGTGCTGGAAATTTCTAGCCCAGGAGCCGAACGTCAATTACAGGGCGATCGCGAATTTGTGGCTTTTCGAGGTTTCATGGTCACCGTTGGTACAACAGTCCTCCATGAAGGTAAACAAAGTTGGAGTGGACATCTCATGTCGCGAAACGAGACACATGTGACGATTAGTATCAAGGGGCGGATTGTCAATATTCCCCGTGAACTTGTTGAGCGTGTTGAATTAACCAAAATGGAATAA
- a CDS encoding 4Fe-4S dicluster domain-containing protein: protein MSYTIASNICEGIAECVPACPVACIEQGEGANIKGTIWFKIDASICIDCGVCLQVCPVQGAILPEERPELVT from the coding sequence ATGTCTTATACGATCGCCTCAAATATATGTGAAGGCATAGCCGAATGCGTACCTGCTTGTCCCGTTGCCTGTATCGAACAGGGTGAGGGCGCAAACATTAAGGGAACGATTTGGTTTAAGATTGATGCCTCAATTTGTATCGACTGTGGTGTTTGCTTACAGGTCTGTCCAGTTCAGGGGGCTATTTTGCCAGAAGAGCGCCCTGAGTTAGTAACCTAA
- a CDS encoding glycosyltransferase family 4 protein produces the protein MKTLQLGTSWFLEEAGGLARVYYGCVNYLPRVGVEVNGLVAGSDRIFQSSGGKVQTFASTNSSTWQRSLGVRKAFNHAIANSEFDLVASHFALYTLPLLDRLGKLPLVMHFHGPWALESQAEGGGRLSTWGKWAVEKLVYRRVNGFIVLSESFRQVLHKTYNVPLEKIFIVGGGIDTAEFNLDLTIAQAREKLGWQKDRRIILCVRRLVQRMGLENLIAAIALVRKQHPDVLLLIAGKGAIAENLRSQIQELQLEDHVQLLGFVPDQDLAIAYRASELSIVPTISLEGFGLIVIESLAAGTPVLGTPIGGIPEILLPFSPDLVLEGSTTNQLAQGISEALSGQRKIPSAEECQTYVKQNYDWQVIATQMRSVYEQVIKSNNR, from the coding sequence ATGAAAACATTACAGCTAGGTACAAGCTGGTTTTTAGAAGAAGCAGGTGGATTAGCTCGTGTTTATTACGGTTGTGTAAACTATCTACCCAGAGTTGGCGTTGAGGTTAATGGTCTGGTGGCTGGCTCCGATCGCATTTTCCAAAGTTCAGGTGGGAAAGTGCAGACATTTGCCTCGACAAATAGCTCAACATGGCAGCGATCGCTAGGTGTGAGAAAAGCCTTTAATCATGCCATAGCGAATTCCGAATTTGATTTGGTAGCATCACACTTTGCTTTGTATACATTGCCTCTACTAGATCGCTTAGGCAAATTGCCTTTAGTGATGCATTTCCACGGGCCTTGGGCACTTGAGAGTCAAGCTGAAGGCGGAGGACGATTATCGACTTGGGGTAAATGGGCAGTCGAGAAGCTTGTTTATCGAAGGGTAAATGGATTTATTGTTTTGTCAGAATCATTTCGGCAAGTTTTACATAAAACCTATAATGTGCCGTTAGAAAAGATTTTTATCGTTGGTGGGGGAATTGATACGGCAGAATTCAATCTAGATTTGACGATCGCTCAAGCGAGAGAAAAACTAGGCTGGCAAAAGGATCGGAGGATTATCCTCTGTGTACGGCGATTAGTTCAGCGCATGGGTTTGGAGAATTTGATTGCCGCGATCGCCTTGGTGCGTAAGCAACATCCTGATGTATTACTACTCATTGCTGGTAAAGGAGCAATCGCCGAAAATCTGCGATCGCAGATTCAAGAATTGCAATTGGAGGATCATGTGCAGCTATTAGGATTTGTGCCAGATCAAGACCTTGCGATCGCTTATCGTGCCTCAGAACTATCAATTGTGCCAACAATATCACTGGAAGGATTTGGACTAATCGTAATTGAATCTTTAGCAGCGGGTACGCCTGTATTAGGGACACCGATTGGCGGTATCCCTGAAATTTTGCTGCCATTTTCTCCCGATCTTGTCTTGGAAGGTAGCACAACCAATCAATTAGCTCAGGGAATTAGCGAAGCCTTGTCTGGACAGCGAAAAATTCCGAGTGCGGAAGAATGCCAAACCTATGTCAAGCAAAATTATGATTGGCAAGTAATTGCGACGCAAATGCGATCTGTGTATGAGCAAGTTATCAAATCAAATAATAGATAG